A window of the Leptospira bandrabouensis genome harbors these coding sequences:
- a CDS encoding alpha/beta fold hydrolase: MEWKYQTIEREGFTLQVAKNNTNGPELFWIGSALYYPRVIPREMAETYQITVVDHRGFAKRTNSLNETIEDYTLEKLLEDFNFIQTELKIPACPVIGHSGHGYMALTYAAKYPEQVTNLVMVSTGPSHGSPMLEAEVYFQKDASDLRKEAHLQNQIQFQKNIEESPSDFFIHYCVSLEAKGFYQIPFPSRKFWEGIHTNKLAFDYLFGEVFRDIEVSDSFRKLSIPIWICMGKEDYQVAPYYTWDPILKEFPKIKMTVMEKSSHLPFLERPTEFLNELQNALLGR, encoded by the coding sequence ATGGAATGGAAATACCAAACGATTGAAAGAGAGGGATTTACCCTCCAAGTAGCAAAAAATAATACAAACGGCCCAGAGCTATTTTGGATTGGGAGTGCTTTGTATTATCCGAGAGTCATCCCAAGGGAGATGGCCGAAACATACCAAATCACCGTGGTAGACCATAGGGGCTTTGCCAAAAGAACCAATTCTTTAAATGAAACCATTGAGGATTATACTTTAGAGAAACTTCTAGAGGATTTTAATTTTATACAAACAGAGTTAAAAATCCCGGCCTGTCCTGTTATCGGCCATTCGGGACATGGGTATATGGCACTTACTTATGCAGCAAAATACCCAGAGCAAGTCACAAACCTTGTAATGGTATCCACAGGTCCAAGCCACGGAAGCCCCATGTTAGAAGCAGAAGTTTATTTCCAAAAAGATGCCTCTGACCTACGCAAAGAGGCACATTTGCAAAACCAAATCCAATTCCAAAAAAATATAGAAGAATCTCCTTCCGATTTTTTTATCCATTACTGCGTGAGTTTGGAGGCTAAAGGTTTTTACCAAATTCCTTTTCCTTCTAGAAAATTTTGGGAAGGAATCCATACAAACAAACTGGCGTTTGATTATTTGTTTGGTGAAGTATTTAGAGACATTGAAGTATCCGATTCCTTTCGAAAACTTTCCATACCCATTTGGATTTGTATGGGAAAAGAAGACTATCAGGTGGCCCCTTATTACACCTGGGATCCTATCTTAAAAGAATTTCCAAAAATCAAAATGACTGTGATGGAAAAAAGTAGCCATTTACCTTTTTTGGAAAGGCCAACCGAATTTTTAAACGAATTGCAAAACGCCCTCCTTGGCAGGTAA
- a CDS encoding DsbA family protein, whose protein sequence is MENIFKKWMENPISKIVLVTNFVFALLFIVSVPSFVREYITQDAVSIGGKKYDLSDVKETSPIAYSKFQSEYKSLIKNTLGEFAQDKLFELVAKDKNIKPSEVLNQGFTPSEPSEEEILNVYMSNKAQLGGKSLSETKDKIVGFLKSQQEQEHSRNVYREIVSKYPVEFLIKEPAAVRVTVEEKNNPSIGPKDAKITVIEFSDFECPFCKRSQDVNQKLREKYKGQIRWVFRDFPLPFHQDAMYAHMAANCSVSEGKYWDVFNLFFENSGNLGKANVDALIAKAGVSKDKYQSCMKDASSLKAEIDADIQDGQKVGVSGTPAFFINGIFVSGALPFENFDEIIQKELQQ, encoded by the coding sequence ATGGAAAATATTTTTAAAAAGTGGATGGAAAACCCCATCTCCAAAATCGTCCTTGTGACCAACTTCGTTTTCGCCCTTCTCTTTATCGTCAGTGTTCCTTCCTTTGTTCGGGAATACATTACCCAAGATGCGGTCAGTATCGGCGGAAAAAAATATGACCTGAGCGACGTGAAAGAAACTTCGCCGATTGCTTATTCAAAATTCCAATCGGAATACAAAAGCCTAATCAAAAACACTCTTGGTGAATTTGCACAAGACAAATTATTTGAACTGGTTGCAAAAGATAAAAACATCAAACCTTCTGAAGTATTAAACCAAGGGTTTACACCGAGCGAACCATCAGAAGAAGAAATTTTAAATGTTTATATGTCCAATAAAGCTCAGTTAGGTGGAAAGTCTTTGAGCGAAACAAAAGACAAAATTGTTGGTTTCTTAAAAAGCCAACAAGAACAAGAACATAGTCGCAATGTTTACCGAGAAATCGTTTCTAAATACCCTGTTGAATTTTTAATTAAAGAACCGGCAGCAGTGAGAGTGACTGTGGAAGAAAAAAATAACCCTTCCATTGGTCCAAAAGATGCAAAAATTACCGTTATCGAATTTTCTGACTTTGAATGTCCATTCTGTAAAAGAAGCCAAGACGTGAACCAAAAACTTCGTGAAAAATACAAAGGCCAAATTCGTTGGGTTTTCCGCGATTTCCCTCTTCCATTCCACCAAGATGCAATGTATGCACATATGGCTGCTAACTGTTCTGTCTCAGAAGGAAAGTATTGGGATGTGTTTAATTTGTTTTTTGAAAACAGCGGAAACTTAGGGAAAGCAAATGTAGATGCTTTGATTGCGAAAGCTGGTGTATCAAAAGACAAATACCAATCTTGTATGAAAGATGCATCTAGTTTAAAAGCTGAAATTGATGCAGACATCCAAGACGGTCAAAAAGTTGGTGTGAGTGGAACTCCTGCCTTTTTTATCAATGGAATCTTTGTTTCGGGAGCACTTCCATTCGAAAACTTCGATGAGATCATCCAAAAAGAATTACAACAATAA
- a CDS encoding malate dehydrogenase, translated as MSKKVKVAVTGAAGQIGYALLFRIASGQMFGPDTAVELQLLELEQALPAAKGVIMELDDCAFPLLEKVSVSSNIDEAFRDINWALLVGSVPRKAGMERGDLLKINGGIFTTQGKAIEKNAASDVRVLVVGNPCNTNALIAMNNAKGVPSDRWFAMTGLDENRAKTQLAQKAGVLVKDVSNVAIWGNHSATQYPDFYNAKIKGKPATDLISDTEWLKGDFISTVQKRGAAIIAARGASSAASAANAVVDTVHNIVTPTKPGDWFSAACHSNGEYGVDKGLIFGYPLKSDGKKVEIVTGLEINAFGKEKFEITHNELKEERNEVKDMLG; from the coding sequence ATGAGCAAAAAAGTAAAAGTTGCTGTTACAGGTGCTGCCGGACAAATCGGATACGCACTTCTCTTTCGTATCGCTTCAGGACAAATGTTTGGACCTGACACTGCAGTAGAACTCCAATTATTGGAATTAGAACAAGCCCTTCCTGCTGCAAAAGGTGTCATTATGGAATTGGACGACTGTGCTTTCCCTTTACTCGAAAAAGTATCAGTTTCTTCTAACATTGATGAGGCGTTTCGTGACATCAACTGGGCACTTCTTGTTGGATCTGTTCCAAGAAAAGCGGGAATGGAAAGGGGAGACCTTCTTAAAATCAACGGTGGAATTTTTACAACACAAGGAAAAGCAATTGAAAAGAATGCTGCAAGTGACGTAAGAGTTCTTGTGGTTGGTAACCCATGTAATACAAACGCACTGATTGCTATGAACAATGCAAAAGGTGTTCCGTCTGACAGATGGTTTGCGATGACAGGACTTGATGAAAATCGTGCAAAAACACAATTAGCGCAAAAAGCGGGAGTTCTTGTCAAAGACGTATCTAATGTAGCCATTTGGGGAAACCACTCGGCAACTCAATACCCTGACTTTTACAATGCAAAAATCAAAGGAAAACCTGCCACTGATTTGATTTCAGACACAGAATGGTTGAAAGGTGATTTTATCTCTACCGTTCAAAAACGGGGAGCAGCCATCATTGCAGCGCGCGGAGCTTCTTCTGCGGCTTCTGCAGCAAACGCAGTGGTCGACACTGTGCATAACATTGTCACTCCTACAAAACCTGGTGACTGGTTCAGTGCGGCATGTCACTCCAATGGTGAGTATGGTGTGGACAAAGGTCTTATCTTTGGATACCCACTCAAGTCTGATGGCAAAAAAGTAGAGATCGTCACTGGTCTTGAAATCAATGCTTTTGGTAAGGAAAAATTTGAGATCACTCACAACGAGTTGAAAGAAGAAAGAAACGAAGTCAAAGACATGTTAGGTTAA
- a CDS encoding MarR family winged helix-turn-helix transcriptional regulator, translating into MSETLLLMRRFLSDEFTKNKIGMRFEEWMLLFPLVDSETLNQKELSERLVKDKTTVSRLVDGWVKKSWVKRVVSDTDKRHYHLRFTKKGKEIWEKGIPIVRSADQVFRKDLSEKEERELYLLLFKIQTSVQLPNRENT; encoded by the coding sequence ATGAGTGAAACTTTGCTTCTAATGAGGCGGTTTTTGTCTGATGAATTTACAAAAAACAAAATTGGAATGCGATTTGAAGAATGGATGTTACTTTTTCCTTTGGTGGATTCAGAAACGTTAAATCAAAAGGAATTGAGTGAACGTCTGGTCAAAGACAAAACCACCGTTTCGAGACTCGTGGATGGTTGGGTTAAAAAATCCTGGGTGAAACGAGTAGTTTCGGATACAGACAAACGCCATTACCATTTACGTTTTACCAAAAAAGGGAAAGAAATTTGGGAGAAGGGGATTCCAATTGTAAGGTCAGCTGACCAGGTATTTCGAAAGGATCTCTCTGAGAAAGAGGAAAGGGAATTGTATTTGCTACTTTTTAAAATCCAAACCTCGGTTCAATTGCCAAACAGGGAAAATACTTAG